The Methanosarcina barkeri MS DNA window AGGGCTGTGAGCTGCATACAGTACGAGGTTTCTTACAGATACCGGAAAGATGATGCGATTCTTGAGATTAATTTTAGGGAAGAGATCCCGCCGCATACCGAAGTTACGGTCATTACGGATACGGTTTGCAGGCCGACTAAAAATATCCTTGAAGGGCTTTACTATGACGAAACGCCGGCAGGAGCTCCTCCTCAGCAGATTACGCAGTGCCAGCAGTGGGGGTTCCAGAGGATCGTGCCTTGCATTGACGATATGGCCGCAAAATGCACTTACAAGACTACCATAATTGCGGATTCGAGGTATACGAACCTTATTACGAACGGGGATGTCGTGGTTGAGAGGCATACGGTAAAACCCGGACGGGACAAAATCGTATACGATAACTCGGTCACGCCAATGGCGACCTATCTCTTTTTCCTGGGGGTTGGGACTTATGCGACCTTTAAAAGGGAGTTTGAGTACCCTGACGGAGGCACTTTCATGCTTGAACTGCTTGTGCCGCCAGCCTCAGATGCAGCCGCAGCCGAAAAAGCGCTTGATATCCTGCATGATGCAGTTATGTGGGTTTACCTTTTCACAGGACCTGAGCAGTTCGATGAGGAGAAGCTGCCTGTCAGGAAGGAGCTCTGGGACCTTGTCCGCATGAGAGAGAAGATGAAACTTGAAGCAAAGCCCGAATCCACAATGGAAGAAGACCTTAAAAAGGTCAGAGAAAGGCTTGCCGAGCTTGACAAAACCATCAGTCCCGGATACAGGTATACAGGTACTGTCTACAGAGAAATCGGCATGCAGAACTCGGACTTCGGAGGCATGGAAAACGTCGGGAACACTACGATTACTACAAACCGCATAATGCCGTTCCCGCAGATAACGGACCCGGCTTTTGAATATATGACACAGGTAAAGGTCCACGAATATCACCATAACCAGAACGGGTCCGAAGTCACCGGAAGAAGTCCGTTTGAGATCTGGCTGAACGAAGCCGTGACCGTGCATGTGGAAGAACAGTATCATGCCTTTCTCTTTGGCGAGGACTACGACAGGCTGGACAGAGTGCTTGAACTGCTTGCGCCGGCTTCAGGGACCTTTGCCCTGGATTCGGGGGCAGCTTCCATGCCGATCATTCCTGACGGCTTCAATGACCCAAATGACCTGATCACCTCAGTCACCTATGTAAAAGCCCCGGAATACGTGCGCATGGTCGAGTCCCTTATAGGGAAAGACACCTTTGTCAGAGGCCTGGACAGGTACTTCAAAAAGTTCAAACATTCCAACGCAGCCACCCAGGACTGGATTGAAGCTATGGAAGAAGAAAGTGGGCAGCCCTTAAAGGAGATGTCCGAAACCTGGCTGAGACAGGCAAAATTCCCTGTAGTCGAGGTTTCAGCCGAATATGACCGGGATGCCAGGAAATTCACATTCTTCCTCAAACAAAAAGTCCCAGACGGCGGAAAACCCTGGGAATTCCCATTTAGGGCAGCCCTTGTTGACGAACATGGGAATGATCTCGTAGAAATTTTGGAAAGAGTCAGCGGGAAAACCTCAGAGATTGTAGTTGAAAACGTGGACATGCCAGCCTTCCTATCACTTAACAGGGGTTATTCTTTCTACGGGAAACTTGTATACAAAGCAAGCCATGAAGAGCTCATGATGCAGGTAAGGAAAGATAAAGATATCATAGGCAGGTTTATGGCTTTCTATACCCTTGTTGACAGGGAAAAACTAAAGCTCCTTAAAAATCCTGAAGCAAAGCCCTCTGAAGACTTTATCGAGCTTTACTACAGGCTTCTCAATGACCGGCAGCTTCTCGAAAAGGCAGGAGGACAGTTCCTAACCATTTTTGAGTCCGTTGAGGATGAAGAGTTTGCCCACAGGTACCAGGAACTTTATGATGTTAGACAGAAACTCCTGAAAGCTGTTGCCCGGAAATATGTAAACTCCGTAATTTCCGCCTACCGCTTCTTTGAAGAATCATCAGTTCCCAGGGACTCAACTCTTGAGGAGACAGCAAGGGTAATCAAGAACCGGCAGGCCAAAAATGTCTGTCTTGGAATCCTTGCAACCCTTGATACTTCCGAGATTCATGCAATGATAAAACAGCAGTTTGAGACTGCGACCTGTGCAACGGACCGGTTGAACGCATTTGCTGCATACCTGAATAGCTCGGCGCCTGACAAAGTTGAAGTCCTGAGAGCCTTTGAAAACGAGTCAAAGAAAAATCTTGTTGCCTGGGAAGCTTTCCTTTCTGTAATCGGAAGCAACAGCAGCGTTGATGTAGTAGACCTTGTCAGGGAAATGGAAAGGTCAGAAGCTTTCAGGATCGAGCAGGCAAATGACCAGCGTGCCCTTTATGGAAGCTTTGCCCGCAACAGGAAAAAATCCCTCCAGACCGAGGAAGGCAGGACCCTCTTTGCAGAAATCCTGAGAAAGCTGGCCCCTGTGAACGAGTACAGCACGGTCAATATGCTCAACGCCTTTGCAAACATAGACCAGATGGAATCAAAGTATCATGTCCCACTGGTAAAAATCCTGGCAGACCTTCT harbors:
- a CDS encoding M1 family metallopeptidase, with the translated sequence MKCRLCKYYPEDFGELTVNVLHMDLVFDVYDDRTNVKSILRVRTKDAPIETLELNCRDLEIRAVSCIQYEVSYRYRKDDAILEINFREEIPPHTEVTVITDTVCRPTKNILEGLYYDETPAGAPPQQITQCQQWGFQRIVPCIDDMAAKCTYKTTIIADSRYTNLITNGDVVVERHTVKPGRDKIVYDNSVTPMATYLFFLGVGTYATFKREFEYPDGGTFMLELLVPPASDAAAAEKALDILHDAVMWVYLFTGPEQFDEEKLPVRKELWDLVRMREKMKLEAKPESTMEEDLKKVRERLAELDKTISPGYRYTGTVYREIGMQNSDFGGMENVGNTTITTNRIMPFPQITDPAFEYMTQVKVHEYHHNQNGSEVTGRSPFEIWLNEAVTVHVEEQYHAFLFGEDYDRLDRVLELLAPASGTFALDSGAASMPIIPDGFNDPNDLITSVTYVKAPEYVRMVESLIGKDTFVRGLDRYFKKFKHSNAATQDWIEAMEEESGQPLKEMSETWLRQAKFPVVEVSAEYDRDARKFTFFLKQKVPDGGKPWEFPFRAALVDEHGNDLVEILERVSGKTSEIVVENVDMPAFLSLNRGYSFYGKLVYKASHEELMMQVRKDKDIIGRFMAFYTLVDREKLKLLKNPEAKPSEDFIELYYRLLNDRQLLEKAGGQFLTIFESVEDEEFAHRYQELYDVRQKLLKAVARKYVNSVISAYRFFEESSVPRDSTLEETARVIKNRQAKNVCLGILATLDTSEIHAMIKQQFETATCATDRLNAFAAYLNSSAPDKVEVLRAFENESKKNLVAWEAFLSVIGSNSSVDVVDLVREMERSEAFRIEQANDQRALYGSFARNRKKSLQTEEGRTLFAEILRKLAPVNEYSTVNMLNAFANIDQMESKYHVPLVKILADLLGELNAQKYPSVYNRIRKLLLGAPNAVKTYITAHGEIPGLQPGKK